Proteins encoded by one window of Arachis ipaensis cultivar K30076 chromosome B04, Araip1.1, whole genome shotgun sequence:
- the LOC107635297 gene encoding receptor-like protein 12 isoform X3, whose protein sequence is MNLTTLNHLDLHDNNLQGEIPYFLFKLENLTVLDLSGNVLEGQIELEMLSKLKKLTVLGLGGGNKLSFLEGNNTSIVTFPSQIQFLDLRSCNLVHFPNFIQHLQELTDLYLSNNSIKTIPSWLWNKTTLQSLDISNNLLMGEIPPSICNLQSLVVLDLSSNNLVGMIPSCLGSFSRSLHILRLAGNKLIGNIPQNYAKENALQLIDFSSNKLYGQLPRSFINCRMLELLDVSHNHFNDSFPSWLGSLPNLKVIFLRDNKFHGAIKCPLRCTFPQLRIIDLSQNEFSGELSSEIIKNFKSMTLSNTSHQVQFKDDVYQLQHSWVDLSLFVFPMHNKGVVMEYVGRQYFHYMVAIDLSCNKISGEIPDIMGSLNRLVLLNLSNNMFTGSIPSSFGKLSNLEVLDLSANSLSGEIPQQLTELTFLDFFNVSFNNLSGPIPENRQFSTFQDNSFEGNKGLCGFQLLKKCEDHPKLPLQEPDGDQDSESGSFFELYWMVILIGYGGGLVAGLALGNAFVGDVFRLLKRIF, encoded by the coding sequence GTGAAATTCCATATTTCCTCTTCAAGTTAGAGAATCTTACAGTTCTTGATCTATCTGGTAATGTGTTGGAAGGACAGATCGAGCTTGAAATGCTTTCAAAGCTCAAAAAGCTTACTGTACTTGGTTTAGGCGGAGGCAACAAATTGTCTTTTCTTGAAGGGAACAACACTTCCATTGTAACATTTCCTTCTCAAATTCAATTTTTGGATTTAAGGTCATGCAACTTAGttcattttcccaattttataCAGCACTTGCAAGAGTTGACTGATCTTTACCTATCAAACAACAGCATAAAGACAATACCGAGTTGGTTATGGAACAAAACAACTCTTCAGAGTTTGGATATTTCCAACAACCTATTGATGGGAGAAATACCCCCCTCCATATGCAACCTGCAGTCACTTGTGGTACTTGATTTATCTTCCAACAATTTAGTTGGCATGATTCCATCATGTTTAGGAAGCTTTAGCCGATCTCTTCACATTTTGAGGCTCGCAGGAAACAAATTGATAGGTAATATTCCTCAAAATTATGCGAAAGAAAATGCACTTCAGTTGATTGATTTTAGCTCAAACAAGTTATATGGTCAATTACCAAGATCATTTATCAATTGCAGAATGCTAGAGCTTCTTGACGTAAGTCATAACCATTTCAATGATTCATTTCCTTCTTGGTTAGGATCTCTCCCTAATTTAAAGGTTATTTTTTTACGTGATAATAAATTTCACGGAGCTATAAAGTGTCCATTAAGATGCACATTTCCTCAGCTTCGTATCATTGATCTTTCTCAAAATGAGTTTTCTGGAGAATTGTCATCAGAAATAATCAAGAATTTCAAATCGATGACACTTTCCAACACAAGCCACCAAGTACAGTTCAAGGACGACGTTTATCAATTGCAACATTCTTGGGTTGACCTTAGTTTGTTTGTATTTCCAATGCATAACAAAGGGGTTGTCATGGAGTATGTTGGGCGTCAATACTTTCATTACATGGTAGCCATTGATCTTTCATGTAACAAAATTTCTGGTGAGATTCCAGATATCATGGGAAGTCTGAATAGGCTTGTCTTGCTTAATTTGTCCAATAACATGTTTACCGGCAGCATCCCATCTTCCTTCGGAAAGCTTTCAAATCTTGAAGTGTTGGACCTTTCTGCCAATAGCCTGTCAGGGGAAATCCCCCAACAACTCACAGAGTTAACATTTTTGGATTTCTTCAATGTGTCTTTCAACAATCTCTCAGGTCCAATCCCAGAAAATAGACAATTTTCCACTTTTCAAGATAATTCATTTGAGGGAAACAAAGGTTTATGCGGGTTTCAATTGTTGAAGAAATGTGAAGATCATCCTAAGCTTCCATTGCAAGAACCTGATGGCGATCAAGATTCTGAGTCGGGATCTTTCTTTgaattgtattggatggtaattcTGATTGGATATGGGGGTGGCCTTGTTGCCGGGTTAGCACTGGGAAATGCTTTTGTTGGAGATGTTTTTAGGTTGCTGAAGAGGATCTTTTAA